Within Celeribacter marinus, the genomic segment CGGTGACGGTAACGCCGTCAGGCACCTCAAAATTTACCTCGTGCGAGTAACCAAGCGACAGCTTCAGGGTATTCCCCTGCATCTGCGCACGATAACCAACACCGTTGATTTCCAGCTCTTTTTTGAAGCCGTCAGACACACCGGTCACCAAGTTGGCGATTACTGTGCGCGACATGCCCCACTGCTGGCGAGCACGCTTAGAACTACCACGAGGTGTGACAGTAATAACGTTTTCGCCGAGCGTCAGGGTGACGTCATCGGTTGCTGTGAAGGAAAGGGTTCCTTTGGAACCTTTAACTTCGATAGTCTGGCCGGAGACAGAAGCAGTTACGCCGCTGGGCAGGTCGACCGGTTTTTTACCAATACGAGACATTGCGCTCTCCTTAGAAGACTGTGCAAAGCACTTCGCCGCCAACATTGTTGGCACGAGCGTTTGCATCCGACATCACACCCTTGGGGGTGGAGACAATCGACACACCGAGACCCTGACGGACCGTTGGGATGTCTTTGACACCGAGGTATACGCGACGGCCAGGCGTGGAAACACGCTTGATCTCACGAATAACAGGGGTGCCTTCGTAGTACTTGAGGCTGATCTCGAGGGTCGCGTGACCGTTGACATCAGTGCTACCTTCGTAACCGCGGATATAGCCCTCATCGAGCAGCACATCGAGGACCCATGCGCGCAGCTTGGAAGCTGGCGTAGAGACCACGGATTTGCCGCGCATCTGAGAGTTGCGGATGCGGGTAAGCATATCGCCGATAGGATCGTTCATAATATCTCTCCCTTACCAGCTCGATTTCACGAGACCGGGGATCTGGCCCATGGAGCCGAGTTCCCGCAGCATGATACGGCTGACCTTGAGCTTACGGTAGTAAGCGTGTGGACGGCCTGTCAGCTGACAGCGGTTGTGAAGACGCGTAGCCGAGCTGTTGCGCGGCAGGTCTGCAAGCTTCAAGGATGCGCGAAAGCGCTCTTCCATCGGCTTCTCTTGATCATAGATGATCTCTTTGAGAGCGGCGCGTTTGGTAGCGTATTTTGCCACCAATTTCTCGCGCTTGACCTCACGTGCGATCATGGATTTCTTAGCCATGTTCTCTAACTCCTCGCGCGATTAGCTGTTGAAGGGCATGTTGAACGCAGTCAACAGGCTCTTGGCTTCAGCGTCGGTTTTCGCCGTAGTGGCGATTACAACGTCCATACCCCAGACTTCGTCCACTTGGTCGAAGTTGATCTCGGGGAACACAATGTGCTCTTTGATACCCATGGCGTAGTTGCCACGACCGTCAAAGGACTTACCCGGCACGCCGCGGAAGTCGCGGATACGAGGCATTGCAATCGTGATCAGACGATCGAAGAATTCATACATACGGTCGCCACGCAAAGTGACTTTCGTACCGAGAGGCATGTCCTCACGAACGCGGAAACCAGCGATGGATTTCTTAGCGATTGTGGTGAGTGCCTTTTGGCCGGCGATCGCTGTGAGATCTTCCTGAGCGGATTTCGCTTTTTTGGAATCACGTACAGCTTCAGCACCGCAACCGATGTTGAGAACGATTTTGTCCAGACGCGGGATCATCATATCGTTTTTGTAGCCAAACTCTTCTTTGAGTGCGGCACGAATGGTGTCCTTGTAGAGCGACTTGAGACGCGGGGTGTATGTGT encodes:
- the rplF gene encoding 50S ribosomal protein L6; amino-acid sequence: MSRIGKKPVDLPSGVTASVSGQTIEVKGSKGTLSFTATDDVTLTLGENVITVTPRGSSKRARQQWGMSRTVIANLVTGVSDGFKKELEINGVGYRAQMQGNTLKLSLGYSHEVNFEVPDGVTVTAPKQTEIIVEGADAQLVGQVAANIREWRKPEPYKGKGIKYKDEYIFRKEGKKK
- the rpsH gene encoding 30S ribosomal protein S8, which encodes MNDPIGDMLTRIRNSQMRGKSVVSTPASKLRAWVLDVLLDEGYIRGYEGSTDVNGHATLEISLKYYEGTPVIREIKRVSTPGRRVYLGVKDIPTVRQGLGVSIVSTPKGVMSDANARANNVGGEVLCTVF
- the rpsN gene encoding 30S ribosomal protein S14, giving the protein MAKKSMIAREVKREKLVAKYATKRAALKEIIYDQEKPMEERFRASLKLADLPRNSSATRLHNRCQLTGRPHAYYRKLKVSRIMLRELGSMGQIPGLVKSSW
- the rplE gene encoding 50S ribosomal protein L5 encodes the protein MLDADTYTPRLKSLYKDTIRAALKEEFGYKNDMMIPRLDKIVLNIGCGAEAVRDSKKAKSAQEDLTAIAGQKALTTIAKKSIAGFRVREDMPLGTKVTLRGDRMYEFFDRLITIAMPRIRDFRGVPGKSFDGRGNYAMGIKEHIVFPEINFDQVDEVWGMDVVIATTAKTDAEAKSLLTAFNMPFNS